TTATTTTTTGGCTGCATGTTCCTGGTAATAAAATGCTGCGAGAAATAAGATCACGAAAATAGGCTGGATCAGGAACCGCCTGACATAAAATAATTCGAGTGTGGCGTTGTTGCCAAAAGCATACAGGATAACGAAAAACGCCACCATCAGCAGGAGGAAGAAAATGATATACAGCAAGGCAGAAAATGCCACCATCCTTTTTTGGCGGAAAGCAACGTAAATCAGTCCCAGCGAAATCACGGTATTGAGAACATATCGGAAAAACAGGCTGAATGTGAGCCTGATCGTATCAAATTCCGGCAGCGGCCTACCCGTAAACTCACTTTTAAAGTAACCCAGAAACGGGTCGTAAAACAGGGAGGATTCGAAAATCCGGACCATGGCCATCAGGCACACCAGGCCGATGAACGCCAGGGCACGCAGCTTATGTGCGAGGATTTTTTTTAGCATAAGTCGAATATTTGTTGATCCAGAGCACCCAAAGTCCGAACACCACACCATAAATAAACAGTGGAAAAATCACATCGTGCAGCAGTCCTTTGTATGCAGGGTACTTTTGCATCGCCACCGAGATCAGCCCAACGCGGATGACGTTAAGCACATGGATCAGCAGGATGCCGGCAAGGATGTAAATAAAGGTGCGTAAAAATTTCGCGCTGAAAGCCACAATAAAAGCTGCAAATAAGATCATCACGCTTACCGCATTACAGCCTTCGACGATACGCGCAATGGGGTGCCCGTCAAGGAAGAGCTTATAGGAAGACTCCCTCGGATGTGGGAAAATTTCAGCGTTGTGCCCTGTGGCCTTCAAAAACCATACAGTGTTTTCCGACACGAGTCTGGTCGCCCCGTCGGGCTCGAATATCGCGGCGTTGAAACTGTTGAGATACAGTTGATAAAGAAACAGCATCAGGAAATAACTGCATAGGAATTTCCCGAGGAAAATCAGAAACGGCTTATACTGCTGCAGGTAAGATTTCATAAAAATTTTTAACAAATTTATAAAAATTAAGTTGGGGCGATGAACTACTTTTGTAAAAAACTAAAAGATGACCTTCGAGGAGTTAAAACCAAAAGTGGCCGATATTTTACACCATGCCAATGTATTGTTCGAAGACAAACTGATGCAGGTTTGCCACTTATTGCGCGACAATGTCGACTATTACGACTGGGTTGGTTTTTATTTCCGCAATGGCGACAAGGAAGAGCTCAAGCTGGGCCCTTATGCAGGCGAACCCACTGACCATACGATTATCCCATTCGGCAAAGGCATCTGCGGACAGGTTGCCGTGTCCAACCAGAATTTTGTAGTACCTGATGTCACCGCGCAGGACAACTACATTGCCTGCTCCTTTACGGTGAAATCGGAAATTGTCATCCCTTTATTCGTCAATGGTGAAAATGTAGGGCAGATCGATATTGACTCCGAAGATCTCGACGCATTTACCGAGGCGGACGAGCGTTTCCTCGAATATGTAAATCAGGAAGTGGCTAAATTACTTGAAAAATAATTTCGTCAGTAACTGAACACCTTAGCACTTTGCCTGATGCTGAAGGAATTGCTCAAAGAGCGCAATTTGTATCTCTTTAACCAGAACCTGCAACCCGCGCGACCGGGAACTTTTGAAACTTTCCCTTGGATTTCAAAAAATAAACACTACTTTTGCACCCGTATCCAAAAGATGGATACATACATAATAATCATTTAAATAATATTGGCATGTACTTAACTAAGGAAGTTAAAGAAGAAATCTTCGCTAAGCACGGAGGTTCAGCAACAAACACAGGAAGCGCTGAAGGACAGATTGCCCTGTTTACACACAGGATTTCACACCTGACAGAGCACCTGAAAAAAAATCGCCACGATTTCAACACCGAGCGTTCACTGGTGTTACTGGTAGGTAAAAGAAGGAGCCTGCTGGATTACCTGAAGAAAAAAGACATCAACAGGTATCGTGAGATCATCAAAGAATTGAATATCAGGAAATAATCCGATAAAGAAGAGGTGCCCACGCGCCTCTTTTTTTTTCACAAAAAGGCATCCGCCTTATACAGCATATCCTGGCCGCGGGCCCGGATAGATAAAAAAAGTTTGGTTTTTCATTGGGTTCTTAAACAACTACACACAACAACACAACTGCAACCCATTGTTTAATTAAGTGAATTAAAATTTTATGATTCCAAACGTAACTAAAGAGGTTATCGATTTAGGGGATGGCAGGACCATCTCGATCGAGACTGGAAAACTGGCGAAACAAGCCGACGGCTCCGTAGTCGTACGAATGGGAGACACCATGCTGTTAGGAACAGTAGTGTCTGCCCGCAAAGCAAGTCCGGGCGTGGACTTTTTACCATTAACGGTGGATTACCGTGAGAAATTCGCTGCTGCGGGACGTTTCCCGGGTGGATTTTTCAAAAGGGAAGCCAGGCCAAGCGATGCCGAAGTACTTACCATGAGGTTGGTAGACCGCGTATTGCGTCCGCTGTTCCCGGATGATTACCATGCTGAAACGCAGGTAATGATCCAATTGATGTCACATGACGAAGAAGTGATGCCCGACTCATTGGCAGGACTGGCGGCTTCAGCGGCATTGGCGCTTTCAGACATTCCTTTCGAAACACTGATTTCGGAAGTAAGGGTGGGAAGAATCAATGGCGAATTCGTGATCAACCCAAGCCGTGCGCAACTCGAAGAGTCTGACATCGACATGATGATCGGGGCTTCCAAGGATTCTATCGCGATGGTGGAAGGTGAAATGAAGGAAATTTCAGAGCAGGAAATGATCGATGCGATCAAATTCGCACACGAAGCCATCAAGATCCAGATCGCTGCACAGGAACGCCTTCAGGCCGCTTTCGGAAAGAAAGACATCCGTAGCTACGACGAAGAGCGC
The nucleotide sequence above comes from Flavobacterium magnum. Encoded proteins:
- the xrtF gene encoding exosortase family protein XrtF; its protein translation is MKSYLQQYKPFLIFLGKFLCSYFLMLFLYQLYLNSFNAAIFEPDGATRLVSENTVWFLKATGHNAEIFPHPRESSYKLFLDGHPIARIVEGCNAVSVMILFAAFIVAFSAKFLRTFIYILAGILLIHVLNVIRVGLISVAMQKYPAYKGLLHDVIFPLFIYGVVFGLWVLWINKYSTYAKKNPRT
- a CDS encoding GAF domain-containing protein, translating into MTFEELKPKVADILHHANVLFEDKLMQVCHLLRDNVDYYDWVGFYFRNGDKEELKLGPYAGEPTDHTIIPFGKGICGQVAVSNQNFVVPDVTAQDNYIACSFTVKSEIVIPLFVNGENVGQIDIDSEDLDAFTEADERFLEYVNQEVAKLLEK
- the rpsO gene encoding 30S ribosomal protein S15, with the translated sequence MYLTKEVKEEIFAKHGGSATNTGSAEGQIALFTHRISHLTEHLKKNRHDFNTERSLVLLVGKRRSLLDYLKKKDINRYREIIKELNIRK
- a CDS encoding exosortase F system-associated membrane protein, translated to MLKKILAHKLRALAFIGLVCLMAMVRIFESSLFYDPFLGYFKSEFTGRPLPEFDTIRLTFSLFFRYVLNTVISLGLIYVAFRQKRMVAFSALLYIIFFLLLMVAFFVILYAFGNNATLELFYVRRFLIQPIFVILFLAAFYYQEHAAKK